In Nocardia sputorum, a single genomic region encodes these proteins:
- a CDS encoding MCE family protein, which produces MDDRILLGKRSPAFLGALGIAVVLLVTMSAFFLDRLPIIGAGTKYTAEFSEAAGLKKGNEVRVAGVKVGSVSDVRLDGDRVLVDFRTKDTWIGNETTASIQIKTLLGQKYLALDPRGSKPATPSSRIPLSRTVSPYDVVDAFTDAARTIDQIDTTQLAKSMQVLSEAFETTPPEIRGSIDGVARLSETLAKRDQELKKLFAATRQTTQILADRNAQFERLLGNGGQLLAELNIRQQSIKQLLAGARTVSAELSALVHDNEQQIGPALTNLRASIDLLNANQQNISKTLELAAPFYSLYASVLGTGRWFDAVIVNVVPPALPEIPGYRQPIRTLGGN; this is translated from the coding sequence ATGGACGACCGCATTCTGCTCGGCAAGCGCAGCCCGGCGTTCCTGGGCGCGCTCGGCATCGCCGTCGTGCTGTTGGTGACGATGTCGGCTTTCTTCCTGGATCGGTTGCCGATCATCGGGGCCGGGACCAAGTACACCGCGGAATTCAGCGAGGCGGCGGGTCTGAAGAAGGGCAACGAAGTCCGGGTGGCGGGCGTCAAGGTCGGCTCGGTCTCCGACGTCCGGCTCGACGGTGACCGGGTGCTCGTGGACTTCCGCACCAAGGACACCTGGATCGGCAACGAGACCACCGCGTCCATCCAGATCAAGACGCTGCTCGGACAGAAGTACCTCGCGCTCGACCCGAGGGGCTCGAAACCGGCCACGCCGAGTTCGCGGATCCCGCTCTCGCGCACGGTGTCCCCGTACGACGTGGTGGACGCGTTCACCGACGCCGCGCGCACCATCGATCAGATCGACACCACGCAGCTGGCCAAGAGCATGCAGGTGCTGTCGGAGGCGTTCGAGACGACGCCGCCGGAGATCCGTGGCTCCATCGACGGTGTGGCCCGGCTGTCGGAGACGCTGGCCAAGCGCGATCAGGAGCTGAAGAAGCTGTTCGCCGCGACCAGGCAGACCACCCAGATCCTGGCCGACCGCAACGCGCAGTTCGAGCGGCTGCTCGGCAACGGCGGTCAGCTGCTGGCCGAGCTGAACATCCGGCAGCAGTCCATCAAGCAGCTGCTGGCGGGCGCCAGAACGGTATCGGCGGAGTTGAGCGCGCTCGTGCACGACAACGAGCAGCAGATCGGGCCCGCGCTGACGAATCTGCGCGCCTCCATCGATCTGCTCAACGCCAATCAGCAGAACATCTCCAAGACGCTCGAACTCGCGGCGCCGTTCTACAGCCTCTACGCCAGCGTGCTCGGCACCGGGCGCTGGTTCGACGCGGTGATCGTCAACGTGGTGCCGCCCGCACTGCCCGAAATCCCCGGCTACCGTCAGCCGATCCGCACCTTGGGAGGTAACTGA